The Edaphobacter sp. 12200R-103 genome contains a region encoding:
- the rapZ gene encoding RNase adapter RapZ produces MTRPTNKELVILTGLSGSGKLSALKTFEDLGFYSVDNLPLELVPQFADLVRQSAEIERAALVVDVREGIRLDEFPAILKKVRRVLPTRVLYLEASDEALIRRFSETRRPHPMGRTDTVVQSIRAERKRLDPIRNVADIILDTTKFTVHDLRAHIGAQFERDESDRNLTISSNSFGFKNGVPAEADLVFDVRFLPNPHFVPEFRKLTGKHPKVAKYVRDFPQTAEFLDRTMDMLKFLLPHYIKEGKSYLTVAFGCTGGQHRSVFIAEEMKKRLAAAGYRVKTSHRDMPR; encoded by the coding sequence ATGACCCGGCCCACAAACAAGGAGCTGGTGATTCTGACCGGTCTCTCCGGTTCCGGAAAGCTCTCGGCACTCAAGACCTTCGAAGACCTCGGCTTTTACTCCGTCGACAATCTTCCTCTGGAGCTCGTTCCTCAGTTTGCCGACCTCGTCCGTCAGTCGGCTGAGATCGAACGTGCGGCCCTGGTCGTCGACGTGCGGGAGGGAATACGTCTGGACGAATTCCCCGCTATCCTCAAGAAAGTTCGCAGGGTTCTCCCCACCCGTGTGCTCTATCTCGAAGCCAGTGACGAAGCTTTGATCCGGAGATTCTCTGAGACCCGCCGCCCCCATCCGATGGGCCGCACAGATACCGTCGTCCAGTCCATCCGTGCAGAGCGCAAGCGGCTCGATCCAATCCGCAACGTCGCCGACATCATCCTCGATACCACCAAGTTCACCGTCCACGACCTGCGGGCCCACATCGGCGCACAGTTTGAGCGCGACGAGAGCGATCGCAACCTGACGATCTCTTCCAACAGCTTCGGCTTCAAAAATGGTGTACCGGCCGAAGCCGATCTCGTCTTCGATGTTCGTTTTCTTCCTAATCCCCACTTTGTTCCGGAGTTTCGTAAGCTCACCGGCAAGCACCCCAAGGTGGCCAAGTATGTACGCGACTTTCCTCAGACGGCCGAGTTTCTCGATCGAACCATGGATATGCTGAAGTTTCTTCTGCCCCATTACATCAAGGAAGGGAAGAGCTACCTCACCGTCGCTTTTGGCTGTACCGGCGGCCAGCACCGCTCTGTCTTTATCGCCGAGGAGATGAAGAAGCGGCTCGCCGCCGCCGGCTACCGCGTCAAGACATCGCATCGGGACATGCCCCGTTAG
- a CDS encoding ribonuclease T2, translating to MQKQIISLACTLVFVLLTGCNAQQPIEHPAQAPRSTADSSVAAPAPTGPQNFDYYLLNLSWSPEFCHSHPSDIQCSQHSTFVLHGLWPENNDGSYPESCSRAPGPSDPSQYSDIYPDASLLQHEWKTHGTCSGLTPDAFFHLARRAVHSVAVPQTFASLDKQISLPPAKILGLFTEANPAIPATSLAMTCGSNYLTAVEVCLDKSLRAVACSGIRSCRANTVRIPPPR from the coding sequence ATGCAGAAGCAGATCATATCTCTCGCCTGCACCCTCGTCTTTGTGCTTCTCACCGGCTGCAACGCCCAACAGCCGATAGAGCATCCCGCTCAAGCTCCCCGCAGCACGGCAGATTCTTCCGTCGCAGCCCCAGCTCCGACAGGCCCACAGAACTTCGACTACTACCTGCTGAACCTCTCCTGGTCGCCGGAGTTCTGCCACTCGCACCCATCGGATATCCAATGCTCCCAGCATTCCACCTTTGTGCTGCACGGCCTCTGGCCCGAGAACAACGACGGAAGCTATCCCGAGAGCTGCAGCAGAGCGCCCGGACCTTCGGATCCATCGCAGTATAGCGACATCTACCCGGACGCCAGCCTCCTGCAGCACGAATGGAAGACTCATGGCACCTGCTCCGGTCTCACCCCAGATGCCTTCTTTCATCTCGCGCGAAGGGCGGTCCACTCCGTCGCCGTTCCGCAGACCTTTGCCTCTCTGGACAAACAGATCTCTCTTCCACCGGCGAAGATCCTCGGACTCTTCACTGAAGCCAATCCTGCGATTCCTGCCACAAGTCTCGCCATGACCTGCGGAAGCAATTACCTGACTGCCGTCGAGGTCTGCCTGGACAAATCACTGCGTGCGGTTGCCTGTAGCGGTATCCGATCCTGCCGTGCAAATACCGTACGCATTCCTCCGCCCCGATAA
- a CDS encoding esterase-like activity of phytase family protein, producing the protein MKKTVLQMSMALVCGAALVPAQAQVSLLAKGTLTSSAAGDYKDLSGLNGTLENGAPANLLGGLGSGIAYVSGDRFVAVPDRGPNAVSYNSLIDDTVTYIPRIQTIRMNLAKNKGAGLPYMITPKLEDTTLLWSMLPLVYGNGTAYGVPAGAPKQNTFLRHYFTGRSDNFDPSQSSDYVRDARLDPESIRVSNDGLTVFISDEYGPYVYQFLRRTGERIRTFDLPRAFAVAHPGTTTDNEKATNSTGRVPNKGMEGLALTPDGRHLLGILQTATIEDTNAGGPGANLLRMALIDIASGRTVHEYGYLLTTGSGVSDIVALNNHEFLVDERDGKGLGDGSKAKVKQLFKIDIDKATDIAGMDGNTAATVAVPKTLFLDIVKVLGDNGVTSAQVPAKIEGLAFGPDLHQNGKAVHTLWVANDNDFLQDYDGGAGSNPNQFFVFGFTDSDLGGSKYEPEGHGGPLSGLGGVFGHGQDSPFGW; encoded by the coding sequence ATGAAAAAAACAGTCTTGCAGATGTCTATGGCATTGGTATGTGGCGCGGCTCTGGTTCCAGCGCAGGCACAGGTTTCGCTGCTTGCAAAGGGAACCCTGACCAGCTCGGCGGCAGGTGATTACAAGGATCTCTCGGGTTTGAACGGAACTCTGGAAAATGGAGCACCGGCGAATCTGCTGGGAGGTCTGGGATCGGGTATCGCCTATGTCTCGGGCGACAGGTTTGTAGCGGTACCGGATCGAGGCCCGAACGCCGTGTCGTACAACTCGCTGATCGATGACACTGTGACCTACATTCCTCGTATCCAGACGATTCGGATGAACCTGGCGAAGAATAAAGGGGCAGGGTTGCCGTACATGATCACGCCGAAGCTGGAAGACACGACCCTGCTGTGGAGCATGCTTCCTCTGGTCTATGGCAACGGCACAGCGTATGGCGTGCCGGCAGGAGCGCCAAAGCAGAACACGTTTTTGAGGCACTATTTTACAGGCCGCTCCGACAACTTCGATCCTTCACAGAGCTCCGATTATGTGCGCGACGCTCGCCTCGACCCGGAGAGCATTCGCGTCTCGAACGATGGCCTGACTGTCTTCATCTCCGACGAGTACGGACCCTATGTATACCAGTTTCTGCGCCGCACAGGGGAGCGCATCCGAACCTTCGACCTACCTAGGGCCTTCGCCGTCGCGCATCCCGGCACAACCACGGATAACGAGAAGGCAACAAATTCGACGGGACGGGTTCCAAACAAGGGGATGGAGGGCCTGGCGTTGACCCCGGACGGGCGTCATCTGCTGGGGATTCTGCAGACCGCCACAATTGAGGACACCAATGCGGGTGGGCCAGGCGCAAACCTTCTGCGCATGGCGCTCATCGATATCGCCAGTGGCAGGACCGTGCACGAGTACGGCTATCTCCTCACGACCGGAAGCGGCGTAAGCGATATCGTGGCTCTGAACAATCATGAGTTCCTGGTCGATGAACGTGATGGCAAGGGCCTTGGAGACGGAAGCAAAGCAAAGGTAAAACAGCTCTTCAAGATCGATATAGACAAAGCCACGGACATTGCCGGAATGGATGGCAACACCGCGGCCACGGTGGCGGTTCCGAAGACGCTCTTTTTAGACATCGTCAAGGTGCTTGGAGACAACGGTGTCACTTCGGCACAGGTGCCTGCCAAGATTGAAGGTCTCGCATTCGGCCCGGATCTTCATCAGAATGGCAAGGCTGTTCACACCTTGTGGGTAGCCAACGACAATGACTTCCTGCAGGACTACGACGGTGGCGCTGGCTCAAATCCGAACCAGTTCTTTGTCTTCGGATTCACGGACTCGGATCTCGGCGGATCGAAGTATGAGCCGGAAGGTCATGGAGGCCCACTGTCCGGTCTGGGCGGCGTCTTCGGTCATGGCCAGGATAGTCCATTCGGCTGGTAA
- the lptB gene encoding LPS export ABC transporter ATP-binding protein yields the protein MRTLSTEELGKSYGGRQVVKDVSLKIEQGEVVGLLGPNGAGKTTSFYMIVGLVRPDSGRVLADGNDITRLPMYLRARQHGISYLPQEPSIFRKLTVEDNILAVLETQPLSWEARRTRTERLIEQLNLAHVRKTRGYALSGGERRRVEIARCLAINPAFILLDEPFSGIDPIAVIDLQEIIFGLKRSGIGVLITDHNVRETLSVTDRAYIINEGKIFRAGTPGDLGRDPEVRKVYLGEKFSMD from the coding sequence ATGAGGACGCTATCGACGGAGGAGCTTGGCAAGTCGTACGGCGGCCGCCAGGTAGTAAAAGACGTAAGCCTCAAAATTGAGCAGGGCGAAGTGGTCGGTCTTCTCGGGCCCAATGGTGCCGGAAAGACCACAAGCTTTTACATGATTGTGGGCCTGGTGCGGCCGGACAGCGGACGCGTGCTGGCAGATGGCAATGACATCACTCGGTTGCCGATGTATCTCCGCGCGCGACAGCACGGCATCAGCTACCTTCCACAGGAGCCCTCGATCTTCCGCAAGCTTACGGTCGAGGACAACATTCTCGCGGTGCTTGAAACCCAGCCGCTCAGCTGGGAGGCGCGCAGGACTCGAACGGAAAGGCTCATCGAGCAGTTGAATCTTGCACACGTTCGCAAGACGCGTGGTTATGCTCTGAGCGGAGGTGAACGCCGTCGGGTCGAGATCGCCCGCTGTCTTGCTATTAACCCTGCTTTTATTCTGCTGGACGAGCCTTTTTCCGGCATCGATCCCATTGCCGTCATCGATCTGCAGGAGATCATCTTCGGCTTGAAGCGGTCAGGAATCGGAGTTCTGATTACGGATCATAATGTTCGCGAGACCCTGTCGGTTACCGATCGCGCCTACATCATCAATGAAGGGAAGATCTTCCGCGCAGGAACCCCTGGCGATCTGGGGAGAGATCCCGAGGTGCGAAAGGTCTATCTGGGAGAAAAATTTTCAATGGACTGA
- a CDS encoding YicC/YloC family endoribonuclease: MSQIYSQIYSMTGFASVHSAPDADIGFSIAVKSVNHRFLDLHLRLPSYCDSLEIQLRRLLKERLKRGHVEVTLQVERKSSSQVELNAEVLGSYLAAFQKAATLFDLSSQPDLNSLLRIPGVMSAESSAGIEGVPELDEAVLALMPSLIEKLNEARAQEGAVLADELRASMKRLRDFADKMATLRNGVREAQFERLRARLSELTSGVPVTEERLLSEAAVLAEKSDIEEEIVRLRTHIDRFVAMLDAGGELGKRMDFLLQELNREANTMLSKTSAASGENSLRITELGLEIKAEIEKAREQVQNLE, translated from the coding sequence TTGAGCCAGATCTATTCACAAATCTATTCGATGACGGGCTTTGCCAGCGTGCACAGTGCCCCGGATGCAGACATCGGCTTTTCCATCGCCGTCAAGAGCGTGAATCACCGTTTTCTCGATCTGCATCTCCGTCTGCCCTCCTACTGCGATTCGCTCGAGATCCAACTACGTCGTCTCCTCAAGGAGCGTTTGAAGCGCGGCCACGTCGAAGTAACCCTGCAGGTAGAGCGCAAGAGCAGCTCGCAGGTCGAGCTGAACGCTGAGGTGCTCGGCAGCTATCTCGCAGCCTTTCAGAAGGCCGCCACGCTCTTCGACCTGTCCAGCCAGCCGGACCTCAACTCCTTGCTGCGCATCCCCGGCGTGATGAGTGCGGAGAGTAGCGCCGGAATCGAAGGGGTCCCTGAGCTTGATGAAGCCGTTCTGGCTCTGATGCCCTCATTGATCGAGAAGCTGAACGAGGCGCGTGCACAGGAAGGAGCTGTCCTGGCGGATGAGCTGCGAGCCTCCATGAAACGCCTGAGAGACTTCGCCGACAAGATGGCCACGCTGCGTAACGGTGTACGAGAGGCCCAGTTCGAGCGTCTGCGTGCCCGCCTCAGTGAGCTGACGTCCGGGGTTCCGGTCACCGAAGAGCGTCTGCTCTCCGAAGCTGCCGTGTTGGCCGAAAAGAGCGATATCGAGGAGGAGATCGTGCGTCTTAGAACGCATATCGATCGCTTCGTAGCCATGCTGGACGCCGGAGGCGAACTGGGCAAGCGGATGGATTTCCTGCTGCAGGAGCTGAACCGCGAAGCAAATACGATGCTGTCAAAGACCAGCGCAGCCTCGGGAGAGAACAGCCTTCGAATCACTGAACTCGGACTCGAGATCAAGGCCGAGATTGAGAAAGCGCGCGAGCAGGTTCAGAATCTCGAGTAG
- the rpoN gene encoding RNA polymerase factor sigma-54, producing MLLQPKLNLKVSQRQVLTPGLVQMVSVLALNKLELKEMINTEIIENPVLEEIEESGLSLDERAGLEGDRERSAEDVAAEGERGEKDPFEEIDFGSYFQEYLDPGFRTSSNFEEYDKPSLESFLSKPSTLSDHLLWQLGSLNLESEIRAAAELVIGNLNENGYLTSTDEELVEALLQLRSPAQTIPFHFSSPTVADVEDQEEETASHIDLAASASTQNQDSLLEVVRQARSVVNHLDPVGVGARDLRECLLIQIAAQRNEAAMMLRRRQEHPASNGHVSSAVSADAIAGDRGDVFTAAAFIVENCLALLQKKDMRELTRSCGRSSEDVQAAVEFIRSLDPRPGQRYNHTETRLIEPDVAFVKRDDQYVVLVNDEDMPALRLNHNYRRMLQEKQTDKEVKEYVKERYKSAIQLLRNIEQRKNTIVRTCEVIVRRQTEFLERGVDALKPMMIKEVAEEIGVHPSTVSRAVANKYVHTPQGVYELRFFFSEGVNGPEGGDLPLVLLKRKVKKLIEEEDPRKPLTDDQLAAELQRQGIQVTRRTVAKYREDMQIPSTHQRRVR from the coding sequence GTGCTTCTGCAACCTAAGCTCAACCTGAAAGTCTCGCAACGCCAGGTGCTCACTCCTGGGCTGGTGCAGATGGTCAGTGTGCTTGCTCTCAACAAGCTCGAGCTTAAGGAGATGATCAACACCGAAATCATCGAAAATCCTGTCCTGGAGGAGATCGAGGAGAGCGGCCTTTCCCTGGATGAACGGGCCGGCCTTGAGGGGGACAGGGAGCGATCGGCTGAGGATGTCGCCGCAGAAGGAGAGCGCGGAGAGAAAGACCCTTTTGAAGAGATTGATTTCGGCAGCTACTTCCAGGAGTATCTGGACCCTGGCTTCCGGACATCCTCTAATTTTGAGGAGTATGACAAGCCGTCTCTCGAAAGTTTCCTCTCTAAGCCGAGTACGCTTAGCGATCATCTTCTCTGGCAGCTTGGGTCGCTCAACCTTGAATCTGAGATTCGTGCAGCAGCCGAGCTCGTCATTGGAAATCTAAACGAGAACGGATACCTGACATCGACTGATGAAGAGCTGGTCGAGGCGCTTCTGCAACTGCGCTCTCCGGCTCAGACCATACCCTTTCATTTTTCCAGCCCTACTGTGGCAGACGTTGAAGATCAGGAAGAGGAGACGGCATCGCACATCGATCTTGCCGCTTCTGCATCTACGCAGAATCAGGATTCGCTCTTAGAAGTCGTGCGGCAGGCGCGTTCCGTCGTCAATCATTTAGATCCCGTCGGCGTGGGTGCCCGGGACCTGCGTGAGTGCCTGCTGATACAGATTGCAGCGCAGCGCAATGAAGCTGCTATGATGCTTCGCCGTCGTCAGGAGCATCCGGCAAGCAACGGACACGTTAGTTCTGCCGTCTCTGCCGACGCCATCGCTGGTGATAGGGGCGATGTCTTCACCGCAGCGGCATTTATTGTCGAAAACTGTCTGGCCCTCCTTCAGAAGAAGGATATGCGCGAACTTACGCGCAGTTGTGGCCGCTCCAGCGAGGACGTGCAGGCTGCTGTCGAATTTATCCGCTCTCTCGATCCCAGGCCGGGACAGCGCTACAACCATACTGAGACGCGCCTCATTGAGCCGGATGTGGCCTTTGTAAAGAGAGACGATCAGTACGTGGTCCTCGTCAATGATGAAGACATGCCCGCCCTGCGGCTGAACCACAACTACCGGCGGATGTTGCAGGAAAAACAGACGGACAAAGAGGTCAAGGAGTATGTCAAGGAGCGCTACAAATCCGCTATCCAGTTGCTTCGAAACATCGAGCAGAGGAAGAACACGATTGTGCGCACCTGCGAGGTGATTGTCCGGCGCCAGACGGAGTTTCTGGAGCGGGGAGTCGACGCTTTGAAGCCGATGATGATCAAAGAAGTCGCCGAGGAGATCGGGGTCCATCCCTCCACCGTAAGCCGCGCCGTCGCCAATAAATACGTCCATACTCCACAGGGTGTTTATGAGCTTCGCTTCTTCTTCTCTGAGGGAGTCAACGGACCCGAGGGAGGCGATCTTCCTCTCGTCCTGCTCAAGCGTAAGGTCAAAAAGCTGATTGAAGAAGAAGATCCTCGTAAGCCGCTGACAGACGATCAGCTCGCAGCGGAGCTGCAGCGGCAGGGAATTCAGGTCACCAGGCGAACCGTAGCGAAGTACCGTGAAGATATGCAGATTCCCAGTACCCACCAACGCCGTGTCCGCTGA
- a CDS encoding uracil-DNA glycosylase family protein — MTGEAEQQLRAYVEYLRDLGVYNLYRRGDPVFEKAEQEQPVATASAAAHASEQVTVAPVQAPVLTASSMRTIPQPAQPTPATPLTLRASSEPEIPKLISFNDLAPLPEVRHEPAAKSAALEAIREEIGDCTRCPLAYAGRHKIVFADGDPNARLMFVGEGPGADEDAQGLPFVGKAGQLLNNMITAMGLKREQVYIANIVKCRPPANRVPEPVEANTCSQFLLRQIDVVQPQIIVALGSTAATYLLGRKQSLAGLRGIWHSCRGAKLAVTYHPAFLLRDPRQKGEAWKDLQMVMKEMGLKAPGKG; from the coding sequence ATGACAGGAGAGGCAGAGCAGCAGCTGCGCGCCTATGTCGAATATCTTCGCGACCTGGGTGTCTACAATCTGTATCGTCGAGGCGATCCAGTCTTCGAAAAAGCGGAGCAGGAGCAGCCGGTAGCGACTGCCTCCGCGGCTGCCCACGCTTCAGAGCAGGTAACGGTTGCGCCGGTGCAGGCGCCTGTACTAACCGCGTCTTCCATGAGGACAATTCCTCAACCTGCTCAGCCTACCCCTGCAACTCCGCTCACTTTGAGAGCATCTTCGGAGCCCGAGATTCCAAAGCTCATCAGTTTTAACGACCTTGCCCCTCTGCCAGAGGTTCGCCACGAGCCTGCCGCCAAGTCCGCAGCTCTGGAGGCGATCCGGGAGGAGATAGGCGACTGTACGCGCTGTCCTCTTGCATATGCGGGCCGGCACAAGATCGTCTTTGCAGACGGCGACCCCAATGCGCGGCTGATGTTTGTCGGCGAAGGACCGGGAGCCGATGAGGACGCTCAGGGGCTTCCGTTTGTCGGCAAAGCAGGACAATTGCTGAACAACATGATCACGGCTATGGGACTCAAGCGCGAGCAGGTCTATATCGCCAATATCGTCAAATGCCGTCCACCGGCAAACCGAGTCCCTGAGCCTGTCGAGGCGAACACGTGCAGCCAGTTTCTGCTTCGCCAGATCGACGTCGTGCAGCCTCAGATCATCGTGGCCTTAGGATCGACGGCGGCAACCTACCTTCTCGGCAGGAAGCAGTCACTCGCTGGACTTCGCGGGATATGGCATAGCTGTCGCGGAGCAAAGCTGGCTGTCACGTATCATCCGGCGTTTCTATTGCGTGACCCGCGTCAGAAGGGCGAGGCGTGGAAGGACCTTCAGATGGTCATGAAGGAGATGGGGCTGAAAGCTCCCGGGAAGGGCTGA
- a CDS encoding ABC transporter ATP-binding protein → MKRLWRLLLYVRPYLLHVIASVFLMATVGAMAAFRILLVKPIFDNVLSPDAPSHDVLKFHLPHINHELNLQFLVPSHFHNAWTVVAYALIVSALLKSVCDYLGTYLVNYAGFGMITDLRNDLYDAVLRRSVAFFQKHTTGTLLSTLINDIERVQYAMSSVLGDFLQQLFTLLFTAGVVIVVGGKLAWVLLLFVPVVISSARRIGRRVRQTTRKGQDKLAEIQNILHETITGNRIVKAFGMELWEMNRFRRAARRLFRANLKSVSVQAISSPLMDALGSVGIALLLLLGRGRIQHHEMTAGSFIAFLVAVFTLYDPVRKFALFYNSFQQALGASEDIFKFMDAQDDVREKRRAHVLKGFREGIRFDHVGFGYAGEDGTTTQILHDINLDVKPGEVIAFVGPSGAGKSSLVNLIPRFFDVNQGCIIVDGHDVRDVTIASLRQQIGKVTQETVLFNDTVRNNIAYGQPDVPLSRVEEAARMALAHDFILKMPDGYNTRIGEKGLRLSGGERQRLAIARAILKNAPILILDEATSALDTESEQYVQAALANLMQGRTVFVIAHRLSTVRRATKIVVLEAGKITEVGSHDELMKKSGTYRRLYDMQFGEEVVAIIESESPPEAAELEGFS, encoded by the coding sequence ATGAAGCGTCTGTGGCGATTGCTGCTCTACGTGAGGCCGTATCTCCTGCACGTCATCGCCTCCGTCTTCTTGATGGCAACTGTCGGCGCGATGGCGGCGTTCCGCATCCTGCTGGTAAAACCGATCTTCGACAACGTCCTCAGCCCGGACGCGCCCTCGCACGATGTACTCAAGTTCCATTTGCCGCATATTAACCACGAGCTGAATCTTCAGTTCCTGGTTCCTAGCCACTTCCACAACGCCTGGACCGTCGTCGCCTATGCTCTGATCGTCTCTGCTCTCCTCAAATCGGTGTGCGATTACCTGGGGACATACCTGGTCAACTATGCCGGCTTCGGCATGATTACCGATCTCCGGAACGATCTTTACGACGCCGTGCTCCGCCGCTCGGTCGCCTTCTTCCAGAAGCACACCACCGGCACGCTGCTGTCCACCCTCATCAACGACATCGAGCGGGTGCAGTACGCCATGTCCAGTGTTCTTGGCGACTTCCTGCAGCAACTCTTTACGCTGTTGTTTACGGCAGGCGTCGTTATCGTGGTGGGTGGAAAGCTCGCCTGGGTCCTTCTCCTCTTCGTTCCGGTTGTTATCTCTTCGGCGCGGCGTATTGGTCGCCGCGTTCGGCAGACCACTCGCAAGGGGCAGGACAAGCTGGCTGAGATTCAGAACATCCTGCACGAGACCATCACCGGCAACCGGATCGTCAAGGCCTTCGGCATGGAACTCTGGGAGATGAATCGCTTCCGCAGAGCGGCGCGCAGGCTCTTCCGGGCCAACTTGAAGTCTGTCAGCGTGCAGGCGATCAGTTCGCCACTGATGGACGCCCTCGGCTCCGTCGGCATCGCGCTGTTGCTTTTGCTTGGCAGGGGGCGAATCCAGCATCACGAGATGACGGCGGGTTCCTTCATCGCGTTTCTCGTGGCCGTCTTCACGCTCTACGATCCTGTCCGGAAGTTCGCTCTTTTCTACAACAGCTTCCAGCAAGCGCTCGGCGCTAGCGAAGATATCTTCAAGTTCATGGATGCGCAGGACGATGTTCGCGAAAAACGCCGGGCCCATGTCCTGAAGGGCTTTCGTGAGGGAATCCGGTTTGACCATGTTGGCTTCGGTTACGCCGGAGAAGATGGAACCACAACCCAGATACTCCACGACATCAACCTTGATGTGAAACCCGGTGAGGTTATTGCGTTTGTCGGGCCAAGCGGTGCTGGTAAGTCATCGCTCGTCAATCTGATCCCGCGATTCTTCGACGTCAATCAGGGGTGCATCATCGTTGACGGCCACGATGTTCGCGACGTTACGATTGCGTCGTTGCGCCAGCAGATCGGCAAAGTCACGCAGGAGACGGTTCTCTTTAACGATACCGTCCGCAACAACATCGCCTACGGCCAGCCCGATGTCCCACTCAGTAGAGTCGAGGAGGCGGCGCGTATGGCACTGGCTCACGATTTCATCCTGAAGATGCCGGACGGCTACAACACCCGCATCGGCGAAAAAGGCCTGAGGCTTAGTGGAGGCGAACGGCAGAGACTCGCCATTGCGCGCGCCATCCTCAAGAATGCCCCCATTCTCATTCTGGATGAAGCGACCAGCGCCCTGGACACCGAGAGCGAGCAGTACGTGCAGGCAGCGCTTGCCAATCTGATGCAGGGACGAACGGTCTTCGTTATCGCGCACCGTCTTTCGACGGTACGCCGCGCTACAAAGATTGTAGTTCTCGAGGCGGGAAAAATTACGGAAGTCGGCTCCCATGACGAGCTAATGAAGAAGTCAGGAACCTACCGCAGACTCTACGATATGCAGTTTGGCGAAGAAGTCGTCGCCATCATAGAAAGTGAGTCTCCGCCAGAAGCAGCCGAATTGGAGGGATTTTCTTGA
- the rpoZ gene encoding DNA-directed RNA polymerase subunit omega, whose protein sequence is MTEESAFHNKYSLVKGAARRARQLQSGAPALIVAKSSKACRVAQDEIKQGFVKFTLAKRPDSH, encoded by the coding sequence ATGACGGAAGAATCTGCATTCCACAACAAGTACAGCCTGGTAAAAGGCGCAGCGCGGCGCGCACGGCAATTACAGTCAGGAGCACCGGCTCTGATCGTGGCAAAATCCAGCAAAGCCTGCCGGGTTGCCCAGGACGAGATCAAGCAGGGATTTGTAAAGTTCACGCTCGCTAAGCGTCCCGACTCTCACTAA
- the hpf gene encoding ribosome hibernation-promoting factor, HPF/YfiA family gives MSTRGTPMNLDYTGRQTTITKKIKAQTEAGIARIEKILGDAGSVHVILTTEKYRHMAELTVQTPSLKLVAACEATDMETALRDALAALEKQAIRQKKKKTTIKRKSREGVRQVALASPEDGVVEVRKVQKATSSQNGSSHTAVAMLVHSFPSETPLAEPHLVRSSDGVAIRPMSLEEAVKEAAFRDREVFVFRDHDGQALVLHRKRDGKTEVIEVP, from the coding sequence ATGTCCACACGAGGTACCCCGATGAATCTGGATTACACCGGTAGACAGACAACCATCACAAAAAAGATCAAGGCCCAGACCGAAGCAGGAATCGCTCGCATTGAGAAGATCCTTGGAGATGCGGGCAGCGTGCACGTAATCCTAACCACGGAAAAATATCGCCATATGGCGGAATTGACCGTGCAGACTCCGAGCCTCAAACTCGTCGCCGCCTGTGAGGCGACCGACATGGAGACAGCCCTTCGAGACGCTCTCGCCGCTCTCGAAAAGCAGGCGATCCGGCAGAAGAAGAAAAAGACCACCATCAAACGTAAATCCCGAGAGGGTGTCCGACAGGTCGCTCTGGCGTCGCCTGAGGACGGCGTCGTAGAGGTAAGAAAAGTCCAGAAGGCCACCAGTTCTCAGAACGGGTCTTCGCATACAGCCGTGGCGATGCTGGTACATTCCTTCCCCTCGGAGACTCCTTTGGCGGAACCCCACCTCGTGCGCTCCAGCGATGGTGTGGCGATCCGTCCAATGTCGCTCGAAGAAGCAGTGAAAGAAGCTGCCTTCCGAGATCGAGAGGTCTTTGTATTTCGGGACCATGATGGTCAGGCGCTGGTTCTGCACCGCAAACGGGACGGCAAGACGGAAGTAATTGAAGTTCCGTAA
- the gmk gene encoding guanylate kinase, which yields MAGILFIISAPSGSGKSTLVTQLRTLVEGLDFSISYTTRAPRGSEENGREYHFTTRAQFERMVAADDFLEWAEVFGNYYGTARSALQHAKDLGKDLLLDIDVQGALQVIQRMPEAVSIFILPPGPEILEKRLRNRSAAEKMSDEAVIQKRLAGACNELKRVWEYKYALVNDILETAVEEMRAIVLYERGEPEYEATALSCRTDAASPKLKAVLEAFGEK from the coding sequence ATGGCGGGAATCCTCTTTATCATCTCAGCACCCTCCGGCTCAGGGAAGTCGACGCTGGTCACGCAGCTGCGAACCCTGGTAGAGGGATTGGACTTTTCCATCTCTTACACGACCAGGGCACCGCGCGGTTCCGAGGAGAATGGGCGCGAGTATCATTTCACTACGCGAGCACAGTTTGAGCGAATGGTCGCGGCAGACGACTTCCTGGAGTGGGCCGAAGTCTTCGGAAACTACTACGGAACCGCCAGATCGGCTCTCCAGCATGCGAAAGATCTTGGCAAAGACCTGCTGCTCGACATCGATGTTCAAGGAGCCTTGCAGGTCATTCAAAGAATGCCTGAGGCAGTTTCGATCTTTATCCTCCCTCCCGGCCCTGAGATTCTGGAGAAGCGGCTGCGGAACCGCAGCGCCGCCGAGAAGATGTCCGATGAGGCGGTGATCCAGAAACGCCTGGCAGGCGCCTGCAATGAGCTGAAACGCGTGTGGGAGTATAAGTACGCTCTGGTCAATGACATTCTGGAAACTGCGGTAGAGGAGATGCGCGCCATCGTCCTCTATGAGCGGGGAGAGCCGGAGTATGAGGCGACGGCCCTCAGCTGCAGGACCGATGCCGCCTCGCCGAAGTTGAAGGCCGTTCTCGAAGCCTTCGGAGAAAAGTGA